Part of the Desulfolutivibrio sulfoxidireducens genome is shown below.
CGACGCCCGATATGGTGAAAAAAAGGCGCCGCCTTGCCAAACGGTTTGCGAAAGTCCATAACCGGAAAAACGTGTCCGAGAAAGGGCGGGGAGGAGCGGCATGCACATCGTCACCGGCGGGGCCGGCTTCATCGGTAGCGCGTTCGTGTGGAAGCTCAACGCCATGGGCGTGGACGACATCCTGGTCGTGGACGACCTGGGCACCGACGACAAGTTCAGGAACCTGGTGGGCCGCCGCTTCGCCGACTACCTGCACAAGGACGACTTTCTCTCCCGCATCCAGGCCGAGACCGATCCCTTCGGCCCCACGGCGTTTATCCACATGGGGGCCTGCTCCTCCACCACCGAGACCGATGCCGAGATGCTCATGCGCGTCAACTACCAGTATTCCAAGGCCGTGTGCCGGTATGCCCTCTCCCGGGACGCCCGTTTCATCAATGCCTCCAGCGCCGCCACCTACGGCGACGGATCAAAGGGCTTCGACGACGACCCGGCGGCCCTGGACGAGTTGCGGCCGCTGAACATGTATGCCCTGACCAAGCACCTCTTCGACCTGTGGCTGCGGCGCCACGGGCTGCTCGACCGGGTGTCCAGCCTGAAATTCTTCAACGTCTTCGGCCCCAACGAACACCACAAGGGAGAGATGCGTAGCGTGGTGTGCAAGGCCTTCGAGAAGATCAAGGCCTCTGGGAGCCTCAAGCTCTTCAAATCCGACCGGACGGATTATCCCGACGGCGGCCAGAAACGGGACTTTATCTATGTCAAGGATTGTCTGGATGTCCTGTGGTGGCTGCTTGAGGCCCCGCATGTCGGCGGGGTGTTCAACGTGGGCACGGGGCAGGCCCGGACCTGGAACGACCTGGCCGCCGCGGTCTTTGCGGCCATGGACCGCGAACCCCGCATCGACTACGTGGACATGCCCCCGGCCCTTCGCGGAAAATACCAGTATTTCACC
Proteins encoded:
- the rfaD gene encoding ADP-glyceromanno-heptose 6-epimerase produces the protein MHIVTGGAGFIGSAFVWKLNAMGVDDILVVDDLGTDDKFRNLVGRRFADYLHKDDFLSRIQAETDPFGPTAFIHMGACSSTTETDAEMLMRVNYQYSKAVCRYALSRDARFINASSAATYGDGSKGFDDDPAALDELRPLNMYALTKHLFDLWLRRHGLLDRVSSLKFFNVFGPNEHHKGEMRSVVCKAFEKIKASGSLKLFKSDRTDYPDGGQKRDFIYVKDCLDVLWWLLEAPHVGGVFNVGTGQARTWNDLAAAVFAAMDREPRIDYVDMPPALRGKYQYFTEARMERLRAAGYATPMTSLEDAVRDYVTGYLATDNPCL